One stretch of Aquimarina sp. Aq107 DNA includes these proteins:
- a CDS encoding RICIN domain-containing protein gives MKTIQLTIKAHYLLLFLFFATINTFSQNWGSGWVYIQNVKTGLVIDVQHDVKANGTNVWPYSINYGRAQMFRFSKNNIPERYGEDARYIMAYNNSSISSDFYLSAKTPPLVIKDNNTKEPSGSGINSPDLVQSPTAEVVAPDRPISSKQIARNFVFSIEAKREVDDATISVMEGLKTSSVQAHKQIWKITPVAGEVDTYYIQSAHFDKKMVIEPLDFSSGGTLVMSSFTGNDIQKWRILKTKPKKATDLILSNFEWEENYIQSPWYKPWKWHYVQKIKGKLSWTNSTTSDLTKQYILIDGGSSSDYDPIVLDGNKTSYEFEIKSTKSAKTKEHCFTIRGRSKWIAQNTIFSDDLCEKPEFKEQAPPTTTPPTTISASKLVVSNCHNDRKSVRLWTYDHTVNDGVWKDQGTLNSQWQGSGCPEGSPKEINLTDNHIYTFVAIDCGNAPPNQSQGSCHKFTSFQIQGNSKGSSFPINIS, from the coding sequence ATGAAAACTATTCAATTAACTATAAAAGCCCACTACCTACTATTGTTTTTATTTTTTGCTACCATAAATACATTTTCACAAAATTGGGGTTCGGGCTGGGTTTATATCCAAAACGTTAAGACTGGCCTTGTTATAGATGTTCAACATGATGTTAAAGCAAATGGAACAAATGTTTGGCCATATTCTATAAATTATGGTAGAGCGCAGATGTTTCGATTTAGTAAAAATAATATTCCAGAAAGATATGGTGAAGATGCACGTTACATTATGGCGTACAACAATAGCAGTATAAGTTCTGATTTTTATTTATCTGCTAAAACACCTCCTCTGGTAATCAAGGATAATAATACTAAAGAACCTTCGGGTTCTGGAATAAATAGCCCAGATTTGGTGCAGTCACCAACAGCTGAAGTTGTGGCTCCTGATCGACCAATTAGCAGTAAACAAATAGCAAGAAATTTTGTTTTCTCTATTGAAGCTAAACGTGAAGTTGATGACGCTACTATATCTGTAATGGAGGGTCTTAAGACATCATCAGTACAAGCACATAAACAAATATGGAAAATAACACCAGTTGCTGGTGAGGTGGATACGTATTATATCCAAAGTGCTCATTTTGACAAAAAAATGGTCATAGAACCCTTAGATTTTAGTTCTGGAGGGACGCTAGTAATGAGCTCATTTACTGGTAATGATATTCAGAAATGGAGAATTTTAAAAACTAAACCTAAGAAAGCAACAGATCTTATACTTTCTAATTTTGAGTGGGAAGAAAACTATATTCAATCACCATGGTATAAGCCTTGGAAATGGCACTATGTTCAAAAGATTAAAGGAAAATTATCATGGACCAATTCAACTACTTCAGACTTAACAAAACAATACATTCTTATTGATGGTGGTAGTAGCTCAGATTACGATCCAATTGTATTAGATGGAAACAAAACTAGCTATGAGTTTGAAATAAAAAGCACTAAATCCGCAAAGACTAAAGAACATTGTTTTACGATTAGAGGACGTAGTAAATGGATCGCTCAAAATACGATATTTAGCGATGACTTGTGTGAAAAACCTGAATTTAAAGAACAAGCTCCTCCGACAACAACGCCGCCAACAACAATTAGCGCTAGTAAATTAGTTGTTAGTAATTGTCATAATGATAGAAAATCAGTTCGTTTGTGGACTTATGATCATACAGTTAATGATGGCGTATGGAAAGATCAGGGTACTTTAAATAGTCAATGGCAAGGATCCGGATGCCCAGAAGGTTCGCCAAAGGAAATCAATTTGACCGATAATCACATATATACTTTCGTTGCAATAGATTGTGGGAATGCTCCTCCCAATCAATCGCAAGGTAGTTGCCATAAATTCACTTCCTTTCAAATTCAGGGCAATTCAAAGGGATCATCATTCCCAATTAACATATCATAA
- a CDS encoding nuclear transport factor 2 family protein: MKNYILVVVMLLTIQCINAQSNIDKDVNTSAINLVIVNYNGDILLKKATIGWITIGAFYEKRHTINEVIDSISNKYGVSITKPNLKGVFTYKFDFNNTVSIRQVYVAKSTTNDLPTNKNVEFRWAPKDEAIEKFKSTIPSLGEMIAQVIDYPQVVWGGSFLIKKENNKKISMITEDFYPISDASTYRESSNDPAVVKALQKYMEGSSYNKREMLLSAFSDNATLYLTNRDGDFKRYSPSEYADFFKNAEKGKFNGRDAKILEITVTKDIATAKVEIAGPDRAWVYIDLFLLKKIKNDWRIISKTATRVDK; encoded by the coding sequence ATGAAAAATTACATCCTAGTAGTAGTGATGCTGCTTACAATTCAATGTATAAATGCCCAATCTAACATTGATAAAGATGTGAATACATCTGCAATTAATTTAGTTATTGTTAATTATAATGGAGATATTTTATTAAAAAAAGCAACAATAGGTTGGATAACAATAGGTGCATTTTATGAAAAAAGACACACTATAAATGAAGTTATCGATAGTATCTCTAATAAATATGGAGTATCCATTACAAAACCAAATCTTAAAGGTGTTTTTACTTATAAATTTGACTTTAATAATACTGTAAGTATACGACAAGTTTATGTCGCTAAATCTACGACTAATGATTTGCCAACAAATAAAAATGTAGAATTCCGTTGGGCTCCAAAAGATGAAGCTATAGAAAAATTTAAAAGTACTATTCCATCTTTAGGCGAAATGATAGCGCAAGTTATAGACTATCCTCAGGTAGTTTGGGGAGGATCTTTTTTAATTAAAAAAGAAAACAATAAAAAGATTTCTATGATAACAGAGGATTTTTATCCAATAAGCGACGCTTCTACATATAGAGAATCATCTAATGATCCTGCAGTTGTAAAAGCATTACAGAAGTATATGGAAGGTAGCTCTTATAACAAGAGAGAAATGTTACTAAGTGCTTTTTCAGACAACGCTACATTATATCTAACCAACAGGGATGGAGATTTTAAAAGATATTCTCCAAGTGAATACGCTGATTTTTTCAAAAACGCAGAAAAGGGAAAGTTCAACGGGAGAGACGCTAAAATTTTAGAGATTACCGTTACAAAAGATATAGCAACAGCAAAAGTTGAAATTGCTGGTCCTGATAGAGCTTGGGTATATATTGATTTATTCTTGCTTAAAAAAATTAAAAATGATTGGAGAATTATTAGTAAAACTGCAACCAGGGTTGATAAATAA
- a CDS encoding helix-turn-helix domain-containing protein produces MTQDSTSNSFLSQAKSAVLENISNEQFGVSELASKMNMSRSSLLRKIKKQNNLSASQFIREIRLQKAAEMLGETELTASEISFEVGFSNPSYFTKCYREYYGYPPGETKTKKQEEKTIKPSDDKKTEETVTKNRNINRYIIAITTIAIIAIIYFFKDQFTSVASKENKEKSVAFLPFKNLSEDNSNLYFINGVMESSLNNLQKIKDLRVISRTSTEKYRNNPKNVSEIAEELQVNYLIEGSGQKIGNEVLLSIQLIDANEDSPIWSEQYKYELDDIFELQNNIAKKIALAIEANVTPKEFALIAKKPTENLVAYDFYLKGLEHQNEQSEEGLRKGILNFEKAIEEDSKYADAYAQIAICYFYLDENKIEKKYVDKLNEYADNALLYDATSELPLIAKALYYINVTEFKLAIPYLEKALDYNPNASSVVLFLSVLYSRVVPNTSKYLTYALQGIKLNIEANDSVSKSYIYLNLSNALVQNGFTKKASEYIEESLKYNPRNPYSTYLKNFIDYANNKDLKILTSKMLIEWQKDTTRTDITQELAKMYYFQEDYNNALFYYEKYIDILTTNKIDLYPAENIKIAYTYNKMGFANKAEQYLNKYKDYLEKDESIYKEASLAVLYLYENIPGKAIEAYDKFSLQDDFQYWVILFIREDPLLKRLQNHPEYEEVIGKIEIKFWEQHKKLKETLEKEKLL; encoded by the coding sequence CAGTCAGTTTATCCGAGAGATACGTTTGCAAAAAGCTGCAGAAATGTTGGGAGAGACTGAATTGACTGCTTCAGAAATTTCATTTGAAGTTGGCTTCAGCAATCCGTCCTATTTTACAAAATGTTATCGTGAATATTATGGATATCCACCTGGTGAAACAAAAACCAAAAAACAAGAAGAAAAGACTATAAAGCCAAGCGATGATAAAAAAACGGAAGAAACTGTCACAAAAAACAGGAACATTAATAGATATATTATTGCAATTACGACAATAGCTATAATTGCTATTATTTACTTTTTTAAGGACCAATTCACTTCTGTAGCTTCCAAAGAAAATAAAGAAAAGTCGGTTGCCTTTTTACCTTTCAAAAATTTAAGTGAAGATAATTCTAATCTATACTTCATCAATGGAGTCATGGAATCTTCACTAAATAATCTTCAAAAAATTAAAGATTTAAGAGTAATCAGTAGGACATCTACTGAAAAATATAGAAACAATCCTAAAAATGTTTCCGAAATCGCCGAAGAATTACAAGTCAACTATTTGATTGAAGGCAGCGGACAAAAGATAGGAAATGAAGTACTTCTAAGCATTCAATTGATAGATGCAAATGAAGATAGCCCTATTTGGTCTGAACAATATAAATATGAACTTGATGATATCTTTGAACTTCAAAATAACATCGCGAAGAAGATAGCCCTTGCTATAGAAGCAAATGTAACACCAAAAGAATTTGCACTTATTGCTAAAAAACCTACTGAAAATCTAGTAGCTTATGACTTTTATCTAAAAGGATTAGAACATCAAAATGAACAAAGTGAAGAAGGATTACGTAAAGGTATTTTGAATTTTGAAAAAGCGATAGAAGAAGATTCAAAATATGCTGATGCTTATGCCCAAATTGCCATTTGTTACTTTTATCTAGATGAAAATAAAATTGAAAAAAAATATGTAGACAAATTAAATGAGTATGCAGACAATGCTTTGTTGTATGATGCTACTTCAGAATTACCTCTGATTGCAAAAGCGCTATATTATATAAATGTAACCGAGTTTAAGTTAGCGATACCTTATTTGGAAAAAGCACTCGATTATAATCCTAATGCCTCTTCTGTAGTATTATTTTTATCTGTTTTATATTCTAGAGTGGTTCCTAATACTAGTAAATACCTAACTTATGCATTACAAGGAATCAAACTGAATATAGAGGCTAATGATTCTGTATCCAAGAGCTATATTTATTTGAACTTGAGTAATGCCTTAGTTCAAAATGGGTTTACAAAAAAAGCTTCTGAATACATTGAAGAATCTTTGAAATATAATCCTAGAAACCCTTACTCTACTTATTTAAAAAACTTTATAGATTATGCCAATAACAAGGATTTAAAAATCTTAACAAGCAAAATGCTTATAGAATGGCAAAAAGATACTACACGTACTGATATTACTCAAGAATTGGCTAAGATGTATTATTTTCAAGAAGATTATAATAACGCATTATTCTATTACGAGAAATATATTGACATACTTACTACCAATAAAATTGACCTGTATCCTGCAGAGAACATCAAAATTGCATATACCTATAATAAAATGGGGTTTGCTAATAAAGCTGAGCAATACTTAAATAAATATAAAGACTACTTAGAAAAAGATGAGTCCATTTATAAAGAGGCAAGTTTAGCTGTGCTTTATCTTTATGAAAACATACCAGGCAAAGCCATAGAAGCTTATGACAAGTTTAGTCTACAAGATGATTTTCAATATTGGGTAATTTTGTTTATCAGAGAAGATCCGTTATTAAAACGATTACAAAATCATCCGGAATATGAGGAGGTTATTGGTAAAATAGAAATCAAGTTTTGGGAACAACATAAAAAACTTAAAGAAACTTTAGAAAAAGAAAAACTACTATAA